In the Carboxydothermus hydrogenoformans Z-2901 genome, one interval contains:
- a CDS encoding YhcN/YlaJ family sporulation lipoprotein: protein MKKGLHILLLLALFFAAVACTPARKPAPTVPPGGSPTTLPTNQTELNKIAKKIAREAAKTEKVKKATAVITGSTAYVGLDLVAGVEKSETDKIKEEAANRVKSAEPRLKRVYVTTDADTVTRIRHVAEGLAKGRPLSSLMRELDEIKRRMVPKSK from the coding sequence ATGAAAAAAGGGTTACATATATTGCTGCTTTTGGCTTTGTTCTTTGCTGCTGTGGCTTGTACTCCAGCGCGAAAGCCGGCGCCAACAGTTCCTCCGGGAGGTTCACCCACTACTCTACCCACTAATCAAACGGAGTTAAACAAAATTGCAAAGAAAATTGCTCGGGAAGCAGCAAAAACAGAAAAAGTGAAAAAGGCTACCGCGGTAATAACCGGCAGTACAGCGTATGTGGGACTGGATTTGGTGGCGGGAGTGGAAAAAAGCGAAACTGATAAAATTAAAGAAGAAGCAGCTAACCGTGTTAAATCAGCGGAGCCACGCTTAAAAAGGGTTTATGTTACTACTGATGCCGATACAGTAACAAGAATTCGCCATGTGGCCGAGGGTTTGGCTAAAGGAAGGCCGTTATCGTCCTTAATGCGGGAGCTGGATGAAATAAAAAGACGGATGGTCCCTAAAAGTAAGTAG
- the ilvN gene encoding acetolactate synthase small subunit, whose product MKHTLSVLVLNKPGVLARISGLLSRRMFNIESITAGYSEEPNITRITIVVQGDDLVLEQVINQLSKLIDVIKIKELPMEETIARELALIKVRALPEKRADIVNIVNIFRANIVDVNRETMVIELTGDEDKINALCEVLTDHGIVEIVRTGKVALNRGPRPAKEL is encoded by the coding sequence ATGAAGCATACTTTATCTGTCCTGGTGTTAAACAAACCAGGGGTACTGGCGCGAATTTCGGGTTTGTTAAGTCGTAGAATGTTTAACATCGAAAGTATAACGGCAGGATATTCCGAAGAACCCAACATTACAAGGATAACAATTGTTGTCCAGGGGGATGATCTTGTCTTAGAACAGGTAATTAATCAGTTATCAAAATTAATTGATGTAATTAAGATTAAAGAACTGCCGATGGAAGAGACTATTGCTCGGGAGTTAGCTTTAATTAAGGTGCGAGCTCTTCCGGAAAAACGGGCCGACATTGTTAATATTGTAAATATCTTTCGTGCCAATATTGTCGATGTAAACCGGGAAACCATGGTGATTGAACTTACCGGTGATGAAGATAAAATTAATGCGTTATGTGAAGTTTTAACCGATCATGGTATTGTAGAAATTGTTCGCACCGGAAAAGTAGCCTTGAACCGAGGACCGCGTCCTGCCAAGGAATTATAA